Proteins from one Pseudomonas bijieensis genomic window:
- a CDS encoding DNA topoisomerase IB gives MPDTLPPDALPADLHYVDDTAPGITRRKLRGKFCYFNPQGQRITDAAEIQRINALAVPPAYTDVWICTDPRGHLQATGRDARGRKQYRYHARWREVRDADKYSRMLEFGRTLPRLRKRLEEILAQPGFSRDKVMATVITLLDVTLIRVGNTQYARDNRSYGLTTLRSKHVEVNGSAIAFQFRGKSGVEHQITVKDRRLARIIKRCQEIPGQNLFQYLDEHGERHAITSSDINAYLKTLTGADFTAKDYRTWAGSAAALAGLRTLRWETETEAKKHVAEMVRHVARQLGNTPTVCRKCYIHPAVVEGFLLGALGELPKPRARKGLSEEEAGLTLFLQRMRDAAQACEQQQPA, from the coding sequence ATGCCCGACACCCTGCCCCCGGACGCACTGCCGGCCGACCTGCATTACGTCGACGACACCGCCCCGGGCATCACCCGGCGCAAATTGCGCGGCAAGTTCTGCTACTTCAACCCGCAGGGCCAGCGGATTACCGACGCCGCCGAAATCCAACGCATCAACGCCTTGGCCGTACCGCCTGCCTACACCGATGTGTGGATCTGCACCGACCCACGCGGCCATCTCCAGGCCACCGGTCGCGATGCCCGGGGCCGCAAGCAATACCGTTACCACGCGCGCTGGCGTGAAGTGCGCGATGCGGACAAATACTCGCGCATGCTCGAATTCGGCCGCACCCTGCCGCGCTTGCGCAAACGCCTGGAAGAGATCCTGGCCCAGCCCGGTTTCAGCCGCGACAAGGTCATGGCCACGGTCATCACCTTGCTGGACGTAACCCTGATCCGCGTCGGCAACACCCAGTACGCCCGAGACAATCGCTCCTACGGCCTGACGACCCTGCGCAGCAAACATGTCGAGGTCAACGGCAGCGCCATCGCCTTCCAGTTCCGTGGCAAGAGCGGCGTCGAACACCAGATCACCGTGAAAGACCGGCGCCTGGCACGGATCATCAAGCGCTGCCAGGAGATCCCCGGGCAGAACCTGTTCCAGTATCTGGACGAACACGGCGAGCGCCACGCCATCACTTCTTCGGACATCAACGCCTACCTCAAGACCCTCACCGGTGCGGACTTCACCGCCAAGGACTACCGCACCTGGGCCGGCAGTGCGGCGGCCCTGGCCGGGCTGCGGACGCTGCGTTGGGAAACCGAGACCGAGGCCAAGAAACACGTGGCCGAGATGGTCAGGCACGTCGCCCGGCAACTGGGCAACACGCCGACCGTCTGTCGCAAGTGCTACATTCATCCTGCAGTGGTCGAGGGTTTCCTGCTCGGCGCCCTGGGGGAACTGCCCAAACCCCGGGCACGTAAAGGCCTCAGTGAGGAAGAAGCCGGGTTGACGCTGTTCCTGCAGCGCATGAGAGACGCCGCCCAGGCGTGCGAACAACAGCAACCGGCTTGA
- a CDS encoding ATP-dependent Clp protease proteolytic subunit, with translation MSEHIVHFHCQIDQGTTERFRDNCLEAIEKGADSLMLNLSTVGGSTNFGFTLYTFIKSLPVPVRAVNAGNIESMGIVMYLAASDRTTTPHSRFLIHPMNWYFGQKSVDHSRLREYLSSLDNDVARYVEIYVKETAGAATQLDIFKCLCAEERVIPAENSLAFGIAHRVEQVVFPTDAKHWKVSGGED, from the coding sequence ATGTCCGAACACATTGTCCATTTCCATTGCCAGATCGATCAGGGCACCACGGAACGCTTCCGGGACAATTGCCTGGAAGCCATCGAAAAAGGCGCCGATTCGCTGATGCTCAATCTCTCCACGGTCGGTGGCAGTACCAACTTCGGTTTCACCCTCTACACCTTCATCAAGTCCCTTCCGGTGCCAGTACGTGCGGTGAACGCCGGCAACATAGAGTCGATGGGCATCGTCATGTACCTGGCCGCCAGCGACCGCACCACCACCCCGCACTCGCGTTTTCTGATCCACCCCATGAACTGGTACTTCGGCCAGAAATCGGTGGACCATTCACGCTTGCGCGAATACCTGTCCAGCCTGGACAACGACGTGGCGCGCTATGTGGAAATCTACGTCAAGGAGACCGCCGGCGCCGCGACACAGCTGGATATCTTCAAATGCCTGTGCGCCGAGGAACGGGTCATTCCGGCGGAAAACTCCCTGGCATTCGGCATTGCCCATCGAGTCGAGCAAGTGGTTTTTCCGACAGATGCCAAGCATTGGAAAGTCAGCGGCGGCGAGGATTAG
- a CDS encoding general stress protein: MASSGNKNPGNFANDREKASEAGKKGGQASGGNVANDRQKGTGAGNKGSERGQGGGRKS; the protein is encoded by the coding sequence ATGGCCAGTAGCGGAAACAAAAACCCAGGCAACTTCGCAAACGATCGTGAAAAGGCATCTGAAGCCGGCAAGAAAGGCGGACAAGCGTCGGGCGGCAACGTTGCCAACGACCGGCAGAAAGGCACCGGCGCCGGTAACAAAGGCAGTGAACGCGGCCAAGGCGGCGGCAGAAAATCGTAA
- a CDS encoding arsenate reductase ArsC — translation MKVLFMCTANSCRSILSEAMFNHLAPVEFEAVSAGSFPKGQVLPRSLSTLQEAGISIKGLRSKGNDAFESNPPDIVITVCDNAANEACPVYFGPAIKTHWGLADPSEIQGSDDQIGQAFHSTLDRIETRCRAFFALPFDQLDAQALKAELDRIGTL, via the coding sequence ATGAAAGTCCTCTTCATGTGCACAGCCAACAGCTGTCGCAGCATTCTCAGCGAAGCGATGTTCAACCACCTGGCTCCCGTCGAGTTCGAAGCCGTCAGCGCCGGCAGCTTCCCCAAGGGCCAGGTGCTGCCGCGCAGCCTGAGTACCTTGCAGGAGGCCGGCATCAGCATCAAAGGCTTGCGCAGCAAGGGCAACGACGCCTTCGAAAGCAACCCGCCGGACATCGTCATCACGGTGTGCGACAACGCCGCGAATGAAGCTTGCCCGGTGTACTTTGGCCCGGCGATCAAGACCCATTGGGGCCTGGCGGATCCGTCGGAAATCCAAGGCAGCGACGATCAGATCGGCCAGGCTTTCCACAGCACGCTGGACCGTATCGAAACCCGCTGCAGGGCCTTTTTCGCCCTGCCCTTCGACCAGCTCGACGCCCAGGCCTTGAAAGCCGAGCTCGACCGCATCGGCACCCTCTGA
- a CDS encoding DUF3087 family protein, with amino-acid sequence MFEIKPWDGDTYRKQTRRSTLIIAVVFLALAMLLSSLAVMLFGTPGGDNFRFNLGGVIVAVLAMAALMRLYFWSQPWMAAAVYGWQLKRSLMKITNVMHQVTAGVQAQDPTAMKLLRFYHLGLAQMHQLDANSSAQGSLAREADAHLAKMQALGLDPEQSRLDPSWIETLKQAYRAG; translated from the coding sequence ATGTTCGAGATCAAACCGTGGGATGGCGACACCTACCGCAAGCAGACCCGCCGCAGCACCCTGATCATCGCGGTGGTGTTCCTGGCCCTGGCGATGCTGCTGTCCAGCCTGGCGGTGATGCTGTTCGGTACGCCGGGGGGCGATAACTTTCGTTTCAATCTCGGCGGGGTGATTGTCGCGGTGCTGGCGATGGCGGCGCTGATGCGCCTGTATTTCTGGTCGCAGCCGTGGATGGCCGCGGCGGTGTACGGTTGGCAGCTCAAGCGCAGCCTGATGAAAATCACCAACGTGATGCATCAGGTGACCGCCGGCGTGCAGGCCCAAGACCCCACCGCCATGAAATTGCTGCGTTTCTACCACCTGGGGTTGGCCCAGATGCATCAGTTGGATGCCAACTCCAGCGCCCAGGGCTCGCTGGCCCGGGAGGCCGACGCGCACTTGGCGAAGATGCAGGCGCTGGGCCTGGATCCTGAACAGTCGCGCCTGGACCCGAGCTGGATCGAGACGCTGAAGCAGGCTTATCGCGCAGGTTGA
- the ppnN gene encoding nucleotide 5'-monophosphate nucleosidase PpnN encodes MTQRHVINASVSPKGSLETLSQREVQQLSEAGSGSIYTLFRQCALAILNTGAHVDNAKTILEAYKDFEIRIHQQDRGVRLELLNAPADAFVDGEMIASTREMLFSALRDIVYTENELDSQRIDLSSSQGISDYVFHLLRNARTLRPGVEPKIVVCWGGHSINTEEYKYTKKVGHELGLRSLDICTGCGPGVMKGPMKGATIAHAKQRIHGGRYLGLTEPGIIAAEAPNPIVNELVILPDIEKRLEAFVRVGHGIIIFPGGAGTAEEFLYLLGILMHPANQDLPFPVVLTGPKSAAPYLDQLHAFVGATLGEAAQKHYQIIIDDPAEVARQMTQGLKEVKQFRRERNDAFHFNWLLKIDEGFQRPFDPTHANMASLGLSRDLPAHELAANLRRAFSGIVAGNVKDKGIRLIEEHGPYEIHGDAAIMEPLDRLLQAFVAQHRMKLPGGAAYVPCYRVVT; translated from the coding sequence ATGACTCAAAGACATGTAATCAACGCCTCGGTAAGCCCCAAGGGCAGCCTGGAGACCTTGTCCCAGCGCGAAGTCCAGCAACTGAGCGAAGCCGGTTCCGGCAGTATCTATACCCTCTTCCGCCAGTGCGCCCTGGCCATCCTCAACACTGGCGCCCATGTTGATAACGCCAAGACCATCCTGGAAGCCTACAAGGACTTCGAGATCCGTATTCACCAGCAGGACCGCGGTGTGCGCCTGGAGCTGCTGAACGCGCCAGCCGATGCGTTCGTCGACGGCGAGATGATCGCCAGCACCCGCGAGATGCTCTTCAGCGCCCTGCGCGACATCGTCTACACCGAGAACGAACTGGACAGCCAGCGCATCGACCTGAGCTCGTCCCAGGGCATCAGCGACTACGTGTTCCACCTGTTGCGCAACGCCCGCACCTTGCGCCCTGGCGTGGAGCCGAAAATCGTCGTGTGCTGGGGCGGTCACTCGATCAACACCGAAGAATACAAATACACCAAGAAAGTCGGCCACGAACTGGGCTTGCGCAGCCTGGACATCTGCACCGGTTGCGGCCCCGGCGTGATGAAAGGCCCGATGAAAGGCGCCACCATCGCCCACGCCAAGCAACGCATCCATGGCGGTCGCTACCTGGGCCTGACGGAGCCGGGCATCATCGCGGCCGAAGCGCCGAACCCGATCGTCAATGAGCTGGTGATCCTGCCGGACATCGAGAAGCGCCTGGAAGCCTTCGTGCGCGTCGGCCACGGCATCATCATCTTTCCGGGCGGTGCCGGTACGGCGGAGGAATTCCTCTACCTGCTGGGCATCCTGATGCACCCGGCCAACCAGGACCTGCCCTTCCCGGTGGTCCTCACCGGGCCGAAAAGCGCCGCGCCGTACCTCGACCAGTTGCATGCGTTTGTCGGTGCGACCCTGGGCGAGGCGGCGCAGAAGCACTACCAGATCATCATCGACGACCCGGCCGAAGTGGCACGGCAGATGACCCAGGGGCTCAAGGAGGTCAAGCAGTTCCGCCGCGAACGCAACGACGCCTTCCACTTCAACTGGCTGCTGAAGATCGACGAAGGTTTCCAGCGCCCGTTCGACCCGACCCACGCCAACATGGCCAGCCTGGGCCTGAGCCGCGACCTGCCCGCCCACGAACTGGCGGCCAACCTGCGCCGGGCGTTTTCGGGCATCGTGGCGGGTAACGTCAAGGACAAGGGCATCCGCCTGATCGAAGAACATGGCCCTTACGAGATCCACGGCGACGCCGCCATCATGGAACCCCTCGACCGCCTGCTCCAGGCCTTCGTCGCCCAGCACCGCATGAAACTGCCGGGCGGCGCGGCGTATGTGCCGTGCTATCGCGTGGTGACCTGA
- a CDS encoding HAD-IA family hydrolase: MPDHRSYRAFLFDMDGTLLNSIAAAERIWTRWALRHGVDVATFLPTIHGVRAIDTIARQHLPGVDAQAEAEQITREEIEDVEGVVQVAGAAAFLKGLPPSQWAIVTSAPMALALRRMDAAGIPRPLVMVTSEDVNDGKPNPACYRLAAERLQVASQECLVFEDADAGIRAGEASGADVMVVTATHTHPVVTHHPQIKDYLGLAVEMNEAGLIRIQ; this comes from the coding sequence ATGCCAGACCACCGTTCCTACCGCGCCTTCCTCTTCGACATGGACGGCACCCTGCTCAATTCCATCGCCGCCGCCGAGCGCATCTGGACACGCTGGGCCCTGCGCCACGGCGTGGACGTGGCGACGTTCCTGCCGACGATCCATGGCGTGCGCGCCATCGACACCATCGCCCGCCAGCATCTGCCGGGGGTGGATGCCCAGGCCGAGGCTGAGCAGATTACCCGGGAGGAAATCGAGGATGTCGAAGGCGTGGTGCAAGTGGCCGGTGCGGCTGCGTTTCTGAAAGGCCTGCCGCCTAGCCAATGGGCGATTGTCACCTCGGCGCCGATGGCACTGGCCTTGCGGCGCATGGACGCCGCCGGGATTCCACGCCCCTTGGTGATGGTCACTTCCGAAGATGTCAACGATGGCAAGCCCAACCCGGCCTGCTATCGACTGGCCGCAGAGCGCTTGCAAGTGGCGTCGCAGGAATGTCTGGTCTTTGAAGACGCAGATGCCGGCATCCGCGCTGGCGAGGCATCAGGGGCCGACGTGATGGTGGTGACGGCGACCCATACGCACCCGGTGGTCACCCACCATCCGCAGATCAAGGATTACCTTGGGCTTGCTGTTGAGATGAATGAAGCCGGCCTGATACGGATTCAGTAA
- a CDS encoding MATE family efflux transporter → MPTQPLWKTYLLFLIPMVLSNFLQSMSGTFNSIYIGQMLGTQALASVSGMFPIVFFFIALVIGLGAGAGVLIGQAYGAGETGTVKAIAGSTLLLGAIIGLVAAVLGSVFARQALQGLGTPADVLEDAVSYARVMLWILPMLLVFVLFTQLLRGVSDTVSPMLALLVSTSVGLILTPALIRGWLGLPQMGIQSAALAGLAGTTSAMLMLAWRLNRRAHALAPDRALFAAMRLDMDILGKVLRIGLPTGLQMVVISLSELVILALVNRHGSQATAAYGAVTQIVNYVQFPALSIAITASILGAQAIGAGRLERLGPILRMGLVFNLWLTGGLVLLGYLLSHWLLGLFITDPAARVQAEHLLHIMLWSLLVFGFQAIVGGIMRASGTVLVPVAISIFCIVGVQVPAAYLLDAHFGLQGVWMAFPVAYLGMLLLQTLYYKLVWQHQPIERLV, encoded by the coding sequence ATGCCCACCCAGCCCCTCTGGAAAACCTATCTCCTGTTCCTGATCCCCATGGTTCTGTCCAACTTCCTGCAGTCCATGTCCGGCACATTCAACAGCATCTACATCGGCCAGATGCTTGGCACCCAGGCCTTGGCGTCGGTGTCGGGCATGTTTCCCATCGTGTTTTTCTTCATCGCTCTGGTGATCGGCCTGGGCGCGGGGGCGGGGGTACTGATCGGGCAGGCCTATGGCGCCGGCGAAACCGGCACGGTGAAGGCGATTGCTGGTTCGACCTTGTTGCTGGGGGCGATCATCGGCCTGGTGGCGGCGGTGCTGGGCAGCGTCTTTGCGCGCCAGGCGTTGCAAGGGCTCGGCACGCCGGCCGATGTGCTGGAGGACGCCGTTTCCTATGCTCGGGTGATGCTGTGGATCCTGCCGATGTTGCTGGTCTTTGTGCTGTTCACCCAACTGCTGCGCGGGGTGAGCGATACGGTGTCACCGATGTTGGCGTTGCTGGTGTCCACCAGTGTCGGGTTGATCCTGACGCCAGCGTTGATTCGCGGCTGGCTGGGGCTGCCGCAGATGGGCATCCAGAGCGCGGCGTTGGCGGGGCTGGCGGGGACGACGTCGGCGATGCTGATGCTGGCGTGGCGCCTGAACCGTCGCGCGCACGCCTTGGCACCGGACCGTGCGTTGTTCGCGGCGATGCGCCTGGACATGGACATCCTTGGCAAGGTGCTGCGCATCGGCCTGCCCACGGGGTTGCAGATGGTGGTGATTTCGTTGTCGGAGCTGGTGATCCTGGCGCTGGTCAACCGCCACGGTTCCCAGGCCACGGCGGCTTACGGCGCGGTGACGCAGATCGTCAACTATGTGCAGTTTCCGGCGCTGTCGATTGCCATCACCGCCTCGATCCTCGGCGCCCAGGCCATCGGTGCCGGACGCCTGGAGCGCCTGGGGCCGATCCTGCGCATGGGGCTTGTATTCAACCTCTGGCTCACCGGTGGACTGGTGCTGCTGGGCTATCTGCTGTCCCACTGGCTGCTGGGGCTGTTCATCACCGACCCGGCGGCCCGGGTCCAGGCCGAACACTTGCTGCATATCATGCTCTGGAGCTTGCTGGTGTTCGGCTTCCAGGCGATTGTCGGCGGCATCATGCGGGCCAGCGGCACGGTGCTGGTGCCGGTCGCCATCTCGATCTTCTGCATTGTCGGTGTGCAGGTGCCAGCGGCGTACCTGTTGGACGCTCACTTCGGGCTGCAAGGGGTGTGGATGGCGTTCCCGGTGGCTTACCTGGGCATGCTGTTGTTGCAGACGCTGTATTACAAGCTGGTGTGGCAGCATCAGCCGATCGAGCGCCTCGTTTAG
- a CDS encoding response regulator, translating to MAKSVLVVDDSASVRQVVGIALKSAGYDVIEASDGKDALGKLNGQKVHLIISDVNMPNMDGITFVKEVKKLASYKFTPIIMLTTESQESKKQEGQAAGAKAWVVKPFQPAQMLAAVSKLILP from the coding sequence ATGGCTAAAAGTGTATTGGTTGTCGACGACTCCGCGAGCGTTCGGCAGGTGGTCGGCATCGCGTTGAAAAGTGCCGGCTATGACGTGATCGAGGCGAGCGATGGCAAGGATGCGCTGGGCAAGCTCAATGGCCAGAAAGTGCACTTGATCATCAGTGACGTGAACATGCCCAACATGGACGGCATCACCTTCGTCAAGGAGGTCAAGAAGCTGGCCAGCTACAAGTTCACGCCAATCATCATGCTGACCACCGAATCCCAGGAATCGAAGAAACAGGAAGGCCAGGCCGCCGGGGCCAAGGCCTGGGTGGTCAAGCCGTTCCAGCCGGCGCAGATGCTGGCAGCGGTATCCAAGCTGATTCTTCCCTGA
- a CDS encoding lipid asymmetry maintenance protein MlaB yields MPLHYETQDDTAQVHIDGELTIYTAADLAAQWLPHLGATPRMALDLSQITEMDGAGLQLLLMVQREASRAGTQLTLTGQSKAVTQTLALCNLVA; encoded by the coding sequence ATGCCGTTGCACTACGAAACACAGGATGACACCGCCCAGGTGCACATCGACGGCGAGCTGACGATCTACACCGCCGCCGACCTGGCCGCGCAATGGTTACCGCACCTGGGCGCAACACCGCGAATGGCCCTCGATCTGTCGCAGATCACCGAGATGGACGGGGCCGGCCTGCAACTACTGCTGATGGTGCAGCGCGAGGCGTCCCGGGCCGGGACCCAGCTGACACTGACCGGCCAAAGCAAGGCCGTTACGCAAACACTTGCCCTGTGCAACCTGGTTGCCTAG
- a CDS encoding chemotaxis protein CheA, producing MSINLDQAQQTFIVEAREQLQAMEESLLQLETDPGDDDAIGAIFRAAHTIKGSAGLFGLEPIVSFTHIVEDVLDRLRNGSVEVDAGLIAVLLKSSDHMLELINVAANQGGALPPPALQREVELCQILQEYQAPSPAAAPTPAHETATSEPGETRLWHISLRFGHDVFRNGMDPLSFLRYLQTLGEIVDIVTLTDALPAADAWDAESCYLGFDIEFRSAASHGAINEVFDFVREDCVIEIVALDDDVAPQANTGMVTTSPEPAEETTALVATGELLSDQRKTPRMPAQIATDKQAVTSDSKAKDGTYVRVNADKLDELINLVGELVIASAGASLLARTCHNDPLQEATSSVSGLVEEILDGALRLRMIPIGETFNRFRRVVRDVSQELGKDIDLIISGAETELDKTVVEKIGDPLMHLLRNAMDHGIETAEARRAAGKPAKGHLHLNAYHDSGSIVLEIADDGAGLNRDRILEKAQERGLVTPGASPTDQEIYNLIFEPGFSTAQAVTNLSGRGVGMDVVKRNITLLRGTVDLDSQPGKGTVVRIRLPLTLAIINGFLVGIGQSTYVIPLDMVQECIELSEDDGLASREQGYLDLRGEVLPLVYLRDHFSHEGPAARRQNVVVVRYAELKAGLVVDDLLGEFQTVIKPLGKLFGALRGISGSTILGSGAVALILDVPALLTQIAQVENRYTPTQLQQANAR from the coding sequence GTGAGCATCAATCTGGATCAGGCACAGCAGACCTTCATCGTCGAGGCACGGGAACAGTTGCAAGCGATGGAAGAGTCGCTGCTGCAACTGGAAACCGACCCCGGCGACGACGATGCCATCGGCGCGATCTTTCGGGCGGCCCACACCATCAAGGGCTCGGCCGGGCTGTTCGGCCTGGAACCGATCGTCAGCTTCACCCACATCGTCGAAGACGTGCTCGATCGCCTGCGCAACGGCAGCGTCGAGGTGGACGCCGGCCTGATCGCGGTGCTGCTCAAGTCCAGCGATCACATGCTGGAACTGATCAACGTGGCCGCCAACCAGGGTGGAGCGCTGCCGCCACCGGCCCTGCAGCGGGAAGTGGAACTGTGCCAGATCCTGCAGGAGTACCAGGCGCCCTCGCCCGCTGCGGCCCCGACGCCTGCCCATGAAACCGCGACCAGCGAACCCGGCGAAACACGGCTCTGGCACATTTCCCTGCGCTTCGGCCACGACGTGTTCCGCAACGGCATGGACCCGCTGTCATTCCTGCGTTATCTGCAAACCCTGGGTGAAATCGTCGACATCGTCACCTTGACCGACGCCCTGCCCGCCGCCGACGCCTGGGACGCCGAGTCCTGCTACCTGGGCTTCGACATCGAGTTTCGCTCCGCCGCCAGCCATGGGGCGATCAACGAAGTGTTCGACTTCGTCCGGGAAGACTGCGTGATCGAGATCGTTGCCCTGGATGACGACGTCGCCCCCCAAGCCAACACTGGCATGGTGACCACATCGCCGGAACCGGCCGAGGAAACCACCGCGTTGGTCGCCACCGGCGAGTTGCTGTCCGACCAGCGCAAGACGCCGCGCATGCCCGCCCAGATCGCCACCGACAAACAGGCGGTGACCAGCGACAGCAAGGCCAAGGACGGCACCTATGTACGGGTCAATGCCGACAAGCTCGACGAGCTGATCAACCTGGTGGGGGAACTGGTCATCGCCAGCGCCGGCGCCAGCCTGCTGGCCCGCACCTGCCACAACGACCCGTTGCAGGAAGCCACCTCATCCGTGTCCGGGCTGGTGGAAGAAATTCTCGACGGCGCCCTGCGCCTGCGCATGATCCCCATCGGCGAAACCTTCAACCGTTTCCGTCGGGTGGTGCGCGATGTCAGTCAGGAACTGGGCAAGGACATCGACCTGATCATCAGCGGTGCGGAGACCGAGCTGGACAAGACCGTGGTGGAAAAAATCGGCGACCCGCTCATGCACCTGCTGCGCAACGCCATGGACCACGGCATCGAAACCGCCGAGGCGCGGCGGGCGGCGGGCAAACCGGCCAAGGGGCATTTGCACCTCAACGCCTATCACGACTCGGGCAGTATCGTGCTGGAGATCGCCGACGACGGTGCCGGCCTGAACCGCGACCGGATCCTTGAAAAAGCCCAGGAGCGTGGCCTGGTGACGCCCGGGGCCAGCCCCACCGACCAGGAAATCTACAACCTGATCTTCGAGCCCGGCTTCTCCACCGCCCAGGCCGTGACCAACCTTTCGGGGCGCGGCGTGGGCATGGACGTGGTCAAGCGCAACATCACCCTGCTACGCGGCACCGTCGACCTGGACAGCCAACCTGGCAAGGGCACCGTGGTGCGCATCCGCCTGCCGCTGACCCTGGCGATCATCAACGGTTTTCTGGTGGGCATCGGTCAGTCGACCTACGTCATTCCGCTGGACATGGTCCAGGAATGCATCGAGCTGAGCGAAGACGATGGACTCGCCAGCCGCGAACAAGGCTACCTCGACCTGCGCGGCGAGGTGTTGCCGCTGGTTTACCTGCGCGATCACTTCAGCCATGAAGGCCCGGCCGCGCGCCGGCAGAACGTGGTGGTGGTGCGCTACGCCGAACTCAAGGCCGGGCTGGTGGTGGATGACTTGCTGGGTGAATTCCAGACCGTGATCAAGCCGCTGGGCAAGCTGTTCGGCGCCCTTCGCGGCATCAGCGGCTCGACCATCCTGGGCAGCGGCGCCGTGGCGTTGATTCTCGACGTGCCGGCGCTGCTCACCCAGATCGCCCAAGTGGAAAACCGCTACACCCCAACTCAATTACAACAAGCCAACGCTCGCTGA
- a CDS encoding methyl-accepting chemotaxis protein, translated as MKWFYDLRIATKLITSFLVVLALTAVMGVFSIIQLGQVNDTALEIRENWMPSMRAASGMRFFGASYRLKENRHITADSEPERATLEQEADEAKKAFETRLATYEKLLSNAEDRRLFETTRNDWNAYLTISKDLLALSRQNLTEQAHALLKGESKRQFDLVTSDLQKLVELNDAGAGAASEKGTALYEKARLSIIVVLVAALLAGLGLALFISRIISRPLRQAATVAEQLAEGNLNAKIEGGSKDETGMVLNAMQNMVGKLSHIIGEVRNAADNLASASEQVSATAQSMSQATSEQAASVEETSASIEQMSASINQNTENAKVTDGMASKAAKEATDGGESVQQTVVAMKKIAQRISIIDDIAYQTNLLALNAAIEAARAGEHGKGFAVVAAEVRKLAERSQVAAQEIGELSSSSVDMAEKAGNLLNEMVPSINKTSDLVQEISAASEEQAAGVAQINTAMTQLNQVTQQNASSSEELAATAEEMSSQAEQLQQAMSFFTLDTPPKSASQPLKVDNTPGPSNRKPARAAVPALPKAFAYSMASAPDESEFTRF; from the coding sequence ATGAAATGGTTCTACGACCTGAGAATCGCCACCAAACTGATCACTTCATTTCTTGTGGTGCTGGCGCTGACAGCCGTCATGGGAGTGTTCTCGATTATCCAACTGGGCCAGGTGAACGACACCGCCCTTGAAATCCGCGAAAACTGGATGCCCTCCATGCGCGCGGCCTCGGGCATGCGCTTCTTTGGCGCAAGCTACCGCCTCAAGGAAAATCGCCACATTACCGCCGACTCCGAGCCGGAGCGCGCGACCCTTGAACAGGAAGCCGACGAAGCCAAAAAGGCATTCGAAACTCGCTTGGCGACGTATGAAAAGCTGTTGTCCAACGCCGAAGACCGCCGGCTGTTCGAAACCACCCGCAACGACTGGAACGCTTACCTGACCATCAGCAAAGACCTGCTCGCGCTGTCTCGGCAAAACCTGACCGAGCAGGCCCACGCGCTGCTCAAGGGCGAGTCGAAGCGTCAGTTCGACCTGGTGACCTCCGACTTGCAAAAACTGGTGGAACTCAATGACGCCGGTGCGGGCGCCGCCAGCGAGAAAGGCACCGCACTGTATGAAAAAGCGCGCCTGTCGATCATCGTGGTACTGGTTGCCGCCTTGCTGGCGGGCCTGGGCCTGGCGCTGTTCATCTCGCGCATCATCTCCCGCCCATTGAGACAGGCCGCAACCGTCGCCGAGCAATTGGCCGAAGGCAACCTGAACGCGAAAATCGAAGGCGGCTCCAAGGACGAAACCGGCATGGTGCTCAACGCCATGCAGAACATGGTCGGCAAGCTCTCGCACATCATCGGTGAAGTGCGCAACGCCGCGGATAACCTGGCCAGTGCTTCGGAACAAGTCAGCGCCACTGCGCAATCCATGAGCCAGGCCACCAGCGAACAAGCGGCCAGCGTCGAGGAAACCAGTGCGTCCATCGAGCAGATGAGCGCCAGCATCAACCAGAACACCGAGAACGCCAAAGTCACCGACGGCATGGCCAGCAAGGCTGCCAAGGAAGCCACCGACGGCGGCGAATCGGTGCAGCAGACCGTGGTGGCGATGAAAAAAATCGCCCAGCGCATCAGCATCATCGACGACATCGCCTACCAGACCAACTTGCTGGCGCTCAACGCGGCCATCGAAGCGGCCCGCGCCGGCGAACACGGCAAAGGCTTCGCCGTCGTCGCCGCTGAAGTGCGCAAACTGGCCGAACGCAGCCAGGTCGCGGCCCAGGAAATCGGCGAGCTGTCGTCCAGCAGCGTCGATATGGCGGAAAAGGCCGGGAACCTGCTCAACGAGATGGTCCCTTCGATCAACAAGACGTCGGACCTGGTGCAGGAAATCAGCGCCGCCTCCGAAGAACAGGCCGCTGGCGTGGCGCAGATCAACACCGCCATGACCCAACTCAACCAGGTGACCCAGCAAAACGCCTCCAGCAGCGAAGAACTGGCCGCCACCGCCGAGGAAATGAGCAGCCAGGCCGAACAGCTGCAACAGGCCATGAGCTTCTTCACCCTGGACACGCCGCCGAAATCGGCCAGCCAGCCCTTGAAGGTGGACAACACGCCGGGGCCGTCCAACCGCAAGCCGGCTCGAGCTGCCGTGCCTGCGCTCCCCAAGGCCTTTGCCTACAGCATGGCCAGCGCTCCGGACGAATCCGAATTCACCCGGTTCTGA